A part of Oryctolagus cuniculus chromosome 4, mOryCun1.1, whole genome shotgun sequence genomic DNA contains:
- the LOC127482989 gene encoding keratin-associated protein 20-2-like: protein MCYYSNCYGGLGYGYGGLGCGCGYGCGYGGYGYSYYRPGCYGRYWSLGYY, encoded by the coding sequence ATGTGCTACTACAGCAACTGTTATGGTGGCCTGGGTTATGGCTATGGTGGCCTGGGTTGTGGTTGTGGCTATGGTTGTGGTTATGGCGGCTATGGATACAGCTATTACCGTCCAGGCTGCTATGGAAGATACTGGTCTTTGGGCTACTACTAA